CCTCTCCTTGGTCTTCTTGACGGAAAGCCCCCAGGACTGCCTCTACCGCTTAACGGTAGACCTGGGGGCCTTTGAGTAGGGGGTTTAGCGGTTGAGCACGTGGATGGCCTTCTTGTGGAAGGCCTCCGCCGCCTCCATGAGGCTTTCCGAGAGGGTGGGGTGGGCGTGGACGGTGAGGGCCAGGTCCGTGGCCGTGGCCCCCATCTCCAGGGCCAGGGCGGCCTCGGCGATGAGCTCCCCCGCCTGGGCCCCCACGATGAAGACCCCGAGGAGGAGGTCCGTCTCCTCGTCCCCCACCACCTTGACGAGGCCCTCCGGGGCCCCTAGGGTGAGGGCCCGGCCGCTGGCGGCAAGGGGGAAGCGGCCCACCCGGACCCGGTACCCCGCCCGCCTCGCCTCCTCCTCGGTGAGGCCCACTCCGGCCCACTCGGGGGAGGTGTAGACCACGTTGGGGACCTGGTAGTCAAAGGCGCTGTCCTTCCCAGCAGCGTTCTCCGCGGCCACGAGGCCCTCCCTCATGGCCTTGTGGGCTAGGAGGGGCGGCCTTGCGGCGTCCCCCACGGCGTAGACGCCCTTGTGCGTGGTCTCCATGCGGGCGTCCACCCGCACGAAGCCCCTTGCGTCCAGGGCGATCCCCGCCTCCTCCAGGCCCAGGCCCCCGGTGCGGGGCCTCCGGCCCACGGCCACCAGGACCTTGTCCACCACCACCTTCTCCTCCTTGCCCCCCTCCGCGGGGGCGAGGAGGACGTGGAGGCCGTCTTTCTTCTTCTCATAGCCCAGGGCCTGGGTGCCCGTCAGGACCCGGATCCCCTCCTTCTCCAGGGCCCGGCGGAGGAGGCCTGCGGTCTCCCGGTCCCCCTGGGGGAGGACCTCGGGCATGTACTCGATGAGGGTCACCTCCGCCCCCAGGCGGCGGTAGATCTGGCTGAACTCTAGCCCCACCGCCCCGCCCCCGATCACCAGGAGGCGCCTGGGGAGGCCCTCCTCCACCCATAGGGCCCGGGTGGAGTCCCAGACGTCCTCCCCGAAAGGGAAGCCCTTCAGGGGCATGGGCTCGCTCCCCGTGGCCAGGATGAGGCTTCGGGCCCGGTAGCGGCTCCCCCCTACCTCCACCTCCTTGGGGCCCACCAGGCGGGCGAAGCCCTGGACCAGGTCCACCCGGTTCCCCTTGAGGAGGCCCTGCACGCCCCCGGTGAGCTTCTTCACCACGCCGTCCCGCCAGGCGGCGAGCCTCTGGTGGTCCAAGGCGGCCTCCACCTTCAGGCCGAAGGCCTCGGCCACCTTCAGATGGTGAAGGGTTTCCGCGGCGTGGAGGAGGGCCTTGGTGGGGATGCACCCCACGTTGAGGCAGACCCCCCCCACCTTCTCCCCCTCCACCGCCAGGACCCTTAGGCCCAGCTGGGCCCCCCGGATGGCGGCGTGGTACCCCCCGGGCCCAGTGCCGATGACGATCAGGTCGTAGGCGCGGTCGCTTTCCGTCATAGCGTTCTCCATCCTCTCACATCTCCAGCATCAGGGTTTCCGGTTTTTCCAGGAGCCTTATGACCTCCCGGGTGAACAGGGCGGCCTCGGCCCCGTCAATGAGGCGGTGGTCAAAGGAGAGGGAGAGGAAGGTGATGTCCCGGGCCTGGATGGAGCCATCGGGCATCACCCAGGGGCGCTTTCTTATGGAGTGCACCCCCAGGATGGCCGCCTCGGGGACGTTGATGATGGGGAAGCTCAAGGTGGCCCCGATGGAGCCGATGTTGGTGAGGGTGAAGGTGGAGCCCGAGACCTCCTCTGGGGAGAGGCGCCCCTCCCGGGCCTTTTGGGAAAGCTCGGCGATCTCCCGGGCAAGTTCCAGAAGGCTCTTGCGGTCGGCGTCCCGGACCACGGGGACGAGGAGCCCCCTTTCGGTGGCCACGGCGATGCCGATATGGTAGTAGCGCTTGTAGACGATCTCTCCCCGTTCCTCGTCCAGGCTAGCGTTCAGCATGGGGTACTTCTTCAGGGCCCGCACCGCGGCCTTGACGATGAAGGGCAAGTAGGTGAGCCTGATCCCTTGGGCCTCGGCCTCCCCCTTTAGCCTCTCCCGCAGGGCCACCAGTTCCGTTAGGTCCGCCTCGTCCACGTTGAGGGTGCGCACGGTGTAGAGGTGGCTCTGCCAGAGGCCCTGGGCGATGGTGCGGCGGATGCCCCTTAAGGGAGTGCGCTCCTCCAGGTGCTCGTACCCCTTGGGGGGGGTGTACCTGGGGGGGGCGGAAAGCCCACCGGGGCGGGGGGTTCCTGGGGGGCGGGGAGGCCGGCGCCGGCGTGGGGGAAGGCGGGGCCTTCAGCTTTTGGGCGTAGGCCCGCACGTCCTCCACCCGTACCCGGCCCATGGGCCCCGAGCCCGGGACCGCCTCAATGGGGATGCCCAGCTCCCGGGCGAGCTTCCTGGCGGCGGGAACGGCTAGGACCCTTTCCGCCTTGGACCCTTCCTTGGGCTTCTCCTCGGCCAGGAAGGGGTTTCTCACCGCCACCTGCGTGGGGTCGGGCCGGAAGAGGGAGAGGTCCTCCTTCTCCTTCTCGGGCAGGCCGGGCTCCACGATGGAGCGCTCCTCCACCGCCTGGACCGGGGGGGGCTCCTTCACCCTCTCCACCGCCTCCCCGGGCTCGGCGAGGAGGGCGATGGGGGCGTGGACCTTCACCACCTCCCCCTCCTTGGCGAGCTTCTTCAGGAGCACCCCCTCGTAGGGCGAGGGGAGCTCCACGGTGACCTTGTCGGTCATCACCTCCACGAAGGGCTGGTCCTTCTTGAGGTGGTCCCCTTCCTCCACCAGCCACTTGAGGATCTCGCCCTCCACCACGCTTTCCGCCAGTTCCGGCATGAGGATTTCCTTGGGCATACTCCTCCTCTACAGTTCCAAAAGGCGTTCAAGGGCTTTGCGGCCCATGCCGCGGGCCTCCGTCACCGCCCTCGGGATTCCGGCCAAGGTACCTACCTTCAGCGGCCGGTGTAGGGGTATGGCGCGTTCACCCTTTGGACCTTTCCAGACCATGCGCGCGTGACTTCCCGTTTGCCGCTCTACCTGGTAGCCCAGGCAGGCCAGTTTTTGGACGGGCTCCTTCCCGGTGAGGTCGCGGGGAAGCTTCACGGGACCAGGACCTCCTCGCGGACGAAGCGCAGGCGGATGACAGGGGGGCTTCTTCGCCGAGGTGGTACCGCACCGCGTCCCGCACCATCTCCCTGAGTTCCTCCCAGGTTTCTCCCTCCGTGAAGATGGCTTCTCCCAAGGCCCGGGCCACGAACCTCCCCTCTTCTGCCTCTTCCACCAAGAAGATGACTTCCCTCGGCATATCAGTAGTCTAGCGCCCGCTTGACGGCGTTGAGGATCCGGGTGACCGTGGGCATGTAGAGCTTGTCCTGGGCGTAGGGGTAGGGGGTGTCAAACCCCGTGACCCGGATGGGCGGGGCCAGGAGCATGTCCAGGATCTCCTCGGCGAGGGTGGCCGCCACCTCGCTCATGAAGCCTGCGTGCCTGGGGGCGTCGGCGATGAGGACCGCCCGCCCGGTCTTGGCCACGGAGTTCATCACCGCCTCGTGGTCCCAGGGCATGAGGCTACGGAGGTCCAGGACCTCGGCGGAGATCCCGGCCCTCGCCAGCTCCTCCGCCGCCTGCAAGACCTCGGGCATCACCGCCCCGTAGGCGATGAGGCTTAGGTCCTTTCCCTCCCGCCTCAGGGCGGCCTTGCCGATGGGGAGGGTATAGTCCTCCTCGGGCACCTCCTCCTTCACCGAGCGGTAGAGGCGCTTGGGCTCCAGGAAGACCACGGGGTCCTCGTCGTGGATGGCGGCCTTGAGGAGGCCCTTGGCGTCGTAGGGGGTGGAGACGGCCACCACCTTGAGCCCGGCGGTGTGGACGAAGTGGGCCTCAGGGCTTTGGGAGTGGTGGTGCCCCCCCCTCACCCCGCCCCCGGAGGGCATCCGCACCACCAAAGGGCCGGTGAACTGCCCCCCGGAGCGGTAGCGGAGCTTGGCCACCTGGCTTACGAGCTGGTCAAAGCCGGGGAAGATGTAGTCGGCGAACTGGATCTCGGCCACGGGCCTCAG
The genomic region above belongs to Thermus sediminis and contains:
- a CDS encoding alpha-ketoacid dehydrogenase subunit beta, with product MGLMTMVQALNRALDEEMAKDPRVVVLGQDVGRRGGVFLVTEGLLQKYGPDRVLDTPLSEAAIVGAALGMAVHGLRPVAEIQFADYIFPGFDQLVSQVAKLRYRSGGQFTGPLVVRMPSGGGVRGGHHHSQSPEAHFVHTAGLKVVAVSTPYDAKGLLKAAIHDEDPVVFLEPKRLYRSVKEEVPEEDYTLPIGKAALRREGKDLSLIAYGAVMPEVLQAAEELARAGISAEVLDLRSLMPWDHEAVMNSVAKTGRAVLIADAPRHAGFMSEVAATLAEEILDMLLAPPIRVTGFDTPYPYAQDKLYMPTVTRILNAVKRALDY
- a CDS encoding type II toxin-antitoxin system HicA family toxin translates to MKLPRDLTGKEPVQKLACLGYQVERQTGSHARMVWKGPKGERAIPLHRPLKVGTLAGIPRAVTEARGMGRKALERLLEL
- a CDS encoding dihydrolipoamide acetyltransferase family protein, whose product is MEERTPLRGIRRTIAQGLWQSHLYTVRTLNVDEADLTELVALRERLKGEAEAQGIRLTYLPFIVKAAVRALKKYPMLNASLDEERGEIVYKRYYHIGIAVATERGLLVPVVRDADRKSLLELAREIAELSQKAREGRLSPEEVSGSTFTLTNIGSIGATLSFPIINVPEAAILGVHSIRKRPWVMPDGSIQARDITFLSLSFDHRLIDGAEAALFTREVIRLLEKPETLMLEM
- the lpdA gene encoding dihydrolipoyl dehydrogenase; the encoded protein is MENAMTESDRAYDLIVIGTGPGGYHAAIRGAQLGLRVLAVEGEKVGGVCLNVGCIPTKALLHAAETLHHLKVAEAFGLKVEAALDHQRLAAWRDGVVKKLTGGVQGLLKGNRVDLVQGFARLVGPKEVEVGGSRYRARSLILATGSEPMPLKGFPFGEDVWDSTRALWVEEGLPRRLLVIGGGAVGLEFSQIYRRLGAEVTLIEYMPEVLPQGDRETAGLLRRALEKEGIRVLTGTQALGYEKKKDGLHVLLAPAEGGKEEKVVVDKVLVAVGRRPRTGGLGLEEAGIALDARGFVRVDARMETTHKGVYAVGDAARPPLLAHKAMREGLVAAENAAGKDSAFDYQVPNVVYTSPEWAGVGLTEEEARRAGYRVRVGRFPLAASGRALTLGAPEGLVKVVGDEETDLLLGVFIVGAQAGELIAEAALALEMGATATDLALTVHAHPTLSESLMEAAEAFHKKAIHVLNR